A genomic stretch from Tenrec ecaudatus isolate mTenEca1 chromosome X, mTenEca1.hap1, whole genome shotgun sequence includes:
- the SYP gene encoding synaptophysin, producing the protein MDVVNQLVAGGQFRVVKEPLGFVKVLQWVFAIFAFATCGSYSGELRLSVECVNKTESDLSIEVKFEYPFRLHQVYFDAPTCQGSNTKIFLVGDYSSSAEFFVTVAVFAFLYSMGALATYIFLQNKYRENNKGPMLDFLATAVFAFMWLVSSSAWAKGLSDVKMATDPENIIKEMTVCRQAGNTCKELRDPVTSGLNTSVVFGFLNLVLWVGNLWFVFKETGWAAPFLRAPPGAPEKQPAPGDAYGEAGYGQGPGGYGPQDSYGPQGGYQPDYGQPASGGGGYGPQDSYGQQGYGPQGAPTSFSNQM; encoded by the exons ATGGACGTGGTGAATCAG CTGGTGGCCGGGGGTCAGTTCCGGGTAGTCAAGGAGCCCCTTGGTTTCGTGAAGGTGCTGCAATGG GTCTTTGCCATCTTCGCCTTTGCCACATGCGGCAGTTACAGTGGGGAGCTTCGGCTGAGTGTGGAGTGTGTCAACAAGACTGAAAGCGACCTCAGCATCGAGGTCAAGTTCGAGTACCCCTTCAG GCTGCACCAAGTGTACTTTGACGCCCCCACCTGCCAAGGAAGCAACACTAAGATCTTTTTGGTGGGGGACTACTCCTCCTCAGCTGAATTCTTTGTCACAGTGGCTGTGTTTGCCTTCCTCTACTCCATGGGGGCTCTGGCCACCTACATCTTCCTGCAGAACAAGTACCGGGAGAACAACAAAGGGCCCATGCTG GACTTTCTGGCCACGGCAGTGTTCGCCTTCATGTGGCTGGTTAGCTCATCGGCGTGGGCCAAGGGACTGTCAGATGTGAAGATGGCCACAGACCCAGAGAACATCATCAAAGAGATGACTGTCTGCCGCCAGGCGGGGAACACATGCAAGGAGCTGAGAGACCCTGTGACCTCTGGCCTCAACACCTCGGTG GTGTTCGGCTTCTTGAACCTGGTGCTCTGGGTCGGCAACCTGTGGTTCGTGTTCAAGGAGACAGGGTGGGCCGCCCCGTTCCTGCGCGCGCCCCCCGGCGCCCCCGAGAAGCAGCCGGCGCCCGGAGACGCCTACGGTGAGGCCGGCTACGGGCAGGGCCCCGGCGGCTACGGGCCCCAGGATTCCTACGGGCCCCAAGGTGGTTACCAGCCCGATTACGGGCAGCCCgctagcggcggcggcggctacgGGCCCCAGGATTCCTACGGGCAGCAAGGCTACGGCCCACAGGGTGCGCCCACCTCCTTCTCCAATCAGATGTAA